The proteins below come from a single Gordonia pseudamarae genomic window:
- a CDS encoding nuclear transport factor 2 family protein — MTATPDLSDRIRAAVITYLDRIGTASSSQIAELYAIDATLEDPAGSPTRTGRAEITDFYRGLDNVDAHAELLTLRISGTTAAFHFRVTTNLPQATVVVEPIDVMTFDQTGHITSMRAIWSPADMTMTPS, encoded by the coding sequence ATGACTGCCACACCCGACTTGAGCGACCGGATCCGGGCCGCCGTGATCACCTATCTCGACCGAATCGGTACGGCGTCCTCGTCGCAGATCGCCGAGCTCTATGCGATCGACGCCACGCTCGAGGACCCGGCCGGGTCGCCCACGCGAACCGGCCGGGCCGAGATCACCGACTTCTACCGCGGTCTCGACAACGTCGACGCGCACGCCGAACTGCTGACGTTGCGCATATCCGGAACCACCGCGGCCTTCCATTTTCGGGTGACCACCAACCTGCCGCAGGCCACCGTCGTGGTGGAGCCCATCGATGTGATGACCTTTGACCAGACCGGCCACATCACCTCGATGAGGGCGATCTGGTCTCCCGCCGACATGACCATGACTCCTTCCTGA
- a CDS encoding SDR family NAD(P)-dependent oxidoreductase, protein MTDITAAQRFSSGTAVVTGAAAGIGEGLARHLARLGMTVVVADLDAARASDVARSIESQGGQSIARRVDVADAADVEEMAAEVFDRFGSVELLINNAGIESSGFLWEIDIPRWERLMRINVDGVFHCVRSFVPRILDSGTPSCIANLSSVGGVTTVAVQSPYIVSKHAVLAMTECLYQDLAILDAPIQVSAVIPHSIRSDIFLAARRESPTTNPVANAVFDAMQRDNVEKGLDPLAAAEHMIAQIARGDFWILSDDEMCTSTTTRRAHQLLDLSPPAHPRAMLERMGVALTEGQR, encoded by the coding sequence ATGACCGATATCACTGCAGCACAGCGATTCTCCTCGGGTACCGCCGTCGTCACCGGCGCGGCCGCGGGGATCGGCGAAGGACTCGCACGCCACCTGGCTCGTCTGGGCATGACCGTCGTCGTCGCGGACCTCGACGCAGCGCGGGCATCCGATGTCGCACGGAGCATAGAATCCCAAGGGGGCCAGTCGATTGCCCGTCGCGTCGACGTCGCAGATGCCGCGGACGTCGAGGAGATGGCCGCCGAGGTCTTCGATCGGTTCGGGAGCGTGGAGTTGCTCATCAACAACGCAGGCATCGAATCGTCCGGATTCCTCTGGGAGATCGACATCCCGCGGTGGGAGCGGCTGATGCGGATCAACGTCGACGGGGTCTTCCACTGTGTGCGGTCCTTCGTGCCGCGCATTCTTGACTCGGGCACACCGAGCTGTATCGCGAACCTCTCGTCGGTGGGTGGGGTAACCACGGTCGCCGTTCAATCGCCCTACATCGTCAGCAAACACGCCGTTCTCGCCATGACGGAGTGCCTGTATCAGGATCTCGCGATCCTCGACGCCCCGATCCAGGTGAGCGCGGTCATCCCGCACTCGATCCGCAGCGATATCTTCCTCGCGGCCCGGCGCGAATCGCCCACCACCAACCCGGTGGCCAATGCCGTCTTCGACGCCATGCAACGCGACAACGTCGAGAAGGGACTCGATCCCCTCGCCGCTGCCGAGCACATGATCGCCCAGATCGCTCGCGGCGACTTCTGGATTCTCTCCGACGATGAGATGTGCACCTCGACCACCACTCGGCGAGCACACCAACTCCTCGACCTCAGCCCACCAGCCCACCCGCGCGCCATGCTCGAACGCATGGGCGTCGCGCTCACGGAAGGCCAACGATGA
- a CDS encoding alpha/beta hydrolase, whose amino-acid sequence MTASRRDDLHPDVEMMLAALEAGFPDVTEFSAPELRDIITSRRAPLAHEPDMRIARDVTIEGEGGDLALRIFVPHNVDESQLGDAPALLPVIVFAHGGGFVFCDLDSHDEFCRSMAECVAAIVVAVDYRLAPEHRSPDAMRDVYSALRWAAGNIEDYGGDRSRIALAGDSAGGNLAAATALYARDHGGPSIAAQILLYPVIDDDFETESYRLYGVGYYNSTKAMRWYWEQYAPGGSQDPYVIPMRATSLAGLPPALVATAELDPPCSAGEEYARRLAAAGVPVRAHRFDGLFHGFLTFPSLSLTPPARERLWAMMRDALAPSAPADPASH is encoded by the coding sequence ATGACCGCTTCTCGCCGCGATGACCTCCATCCGGACGTGGAGATGATGCTCGCCGCCCTGGAGGCGGGATTCCCGGACGTGACGGAGTTCTCCGCTCCCGAGCTACGGGACATCATCACATCCCGGCGCGCGCCCTTGGCCCACGAGCCGGACATGCGGATCGCCCGTGACGTGACGATCGAGGGCGAGGGTGGCGATCTCGCACTGCGAATCTTCGTGCCCCACAACGTCGATGAGTCGCAGTTGGGGGATGCGCCGGCGTTGCTGCCGGTGATCGTGTTCGCTCACGGCGGAGGATTCGTCTTTTGCGATCTGGACAGCCACGACGAGTTCTGTCGGTCGATGGCCGAGTGCGTCGCCGCGATCGTCGTGGCCGTGGACTACCGGCTGGCCCCGGAGCATCGGTCCCCGGACGCGATGCGTGACGTGTACTCCGCGCTGCGTTGGGCGGCGGGCAACATCGAGGACTACGGCGGTGACCGGTCGCGTATCGCGTTGGCCGGCGACAGCGCCGGAGGCAACTTGGCTGCGGCGACGGCGCTGTACGCGCGGGATCACGGGGGGCCGTCGATCGCGGCGCAGATACTGCTGTATCCGGTCATCGACGACGACTTCGAGACCGAGTCCTATCGGCTCTACGGTGTCGGCTACTACAACAGCACGAAGGCGATGCGATGGTACTGGGAGCAGTACGCACCCGGCGGTTCGCAAGACCCCTACGTGATCCCGATGCGAGCGACATCGCTTGCGGGACTACCGCCCGCGCTGGTGGCCACCGCCGAATTGGATCCACCCTGCAGCGCGGGTGAGGAGTACGCGCGTCGCCTGGCCGCCGCCGGTGTGCCGGTCCGCGCACACCGGTTCGACGGACTGTTCCACGGTTTCCTCACCTTCCCGTCGCTCTCGCTGACCCCACCCGCCCGCGAGCGGCTGTGGGCGATGATGCGCGACGCACTCGCGCCGTCGGCACCCGCGGATCCCGCCTCCCATTGA
- a CDS encoding alpha/beta fold hydrolase yields MSTSVATAPALRELQTEHGVLRYREAGDGPPLLLLHGSGPGVTGWRNFGGNLSRFARHFRTFILEFPGFGVSDEFDDPHPMLSARKAVPLFLDGLGLDRVSIVGNSMGGGVAIDVAINHPQRVDRLVTIGGIGGNLYSPFPGEGIKLLSEFTDNPTRERLVAWLHSMVYDPSLVTDELIEERWAQATDPATLAGARRMYGGAALERMVAAQRASTEPPQWAHMRKVQVPTLVTWGRDDRVSPVDMSIIPMRMLPRGEVHIFPDCGHWVMIEQREAFESAVLAFLTR; encoded by the coding sequence ATGAGCACATCCGTGGCCACCGCACCCGCCCTGCGCGAATTGCAGACCGAGCACGGTGTGCTCCGGTACCGGGAGGCCGGCGACGGACCTCCGTTGCTGTTGCTGCACGGTTCGGGCCCCGGCGTCACCGGATGGCGCAATTTCGGCGGAAACCTGTCCAGGTTCGCCCGGCACTTCCGGACCTTCATCCTGGAGTTCCCCGGGTTCGGTGTCAGTGACGAGTTCGACGACCCGCATCCGATGCTGTCGGCCCGCAAGGCCGTCCCGCTGTTCCTCGACGGGCTGGGGCTCGACCGGGTGTCGATCGTCGGGAATTCCATGGGTGGGGGCGTAGCGATCGACGTGGCGATCAATCACCCACAACGGGTGGATCGGCTGGTGACCATCGGCGGCATCGGTGGCAACCTGTACAGCCCGTTCCCCGGCGAGGGCATCAAGTTGCTCAGCGAGTTCACCGACAATCCGACGCGCGAGCGGCTTGTCGCGTGGCTGCATTCGATGGTCTACGACCCGTCGCTGGTCACCGACGAGTTGATCGAGGAACGCTGGGCGCAGGCCACCGACCCGGCGACCCTGGCCGGCGCCCGCCGCATGTACGGTGGGGCCGCACTCGAGCGGATGGTTGCTGCGCAGCGCGCCTCGACCGAACCTCCGCAGTGGGCGCACATGCGCAAGGTGCAGGTGCCGACGCTGGTCACCTGGGGTCGCGACGACCGGGTCAGTCCGGTCGACATGTCCATCATCCCGATGCGCATGCTGCCGCGCGGTGAGGTCCACATCTTCCCCGACTGCGGCCACTGGGTGATGATCGAGCAGCGCGAGGCTTTCGAGTCGGCGGTCCTGGCATTCCTGACGCGCTGA
- a CDS encoding SDR family NAD(P)-dependent oxidoreductase — protein MTQRLVGRTALVTGSSRGIGRGIATRLAAEGATVVVTARAARPSPSVRSGSVQTIEGSLDETVALIEEMGGTAIAMPADLENAEQRDVLVDSVVQAVGGIDILVNNAGFADYSSIEDMTLATFDRTLDHYLRIPFRLSQSALGHMRKQGAGWIVNIGSSTGLSPIRPYRDYNKTSGDVIYAAAKAAQHRFTQGLAAEVLDAGIAVNAVGPSTAIMTPGAAALLPEGYETEPVEYLAQTVLEMCTAPAAERTGLVTFSLHYPWAAGIPVMTLDGTSELPRREPPAWSNPNIKPLGV, from the coding sequence ATGACACAGCGGTTGGTCGGGCGCACGGCCCTGGTGACCGGGAGCAGCCGAGGAATCGGCCGGGGTATCGCCACCCGGTTGGCCGCGGAGGGTGCGACCGTCGTCGTCACCGCACGCGCAGCCCGGCCCAGCCCGTCCGTGCGCAGCGGCAGTGTGCAGACGATCGAAGGGTCCCTGGACGAGACCGTGGCCCTGATCGAGGAGATGGGTGGCACCGCGATCGCCATGCCGGCAGATCTCGAGAATGCCGAGCAGCGAGACGTTCTCGTGGACTCGGTGGTCCAGGCGGTCGGCGGGATCGACATCCTGGTCAACAACGCGGGCTTCGCCGACTACAGTTCGATCGAGGACATGACGTTGGCGACCTTTGATCGTACTCTCGACCACTACCTGCGTATTCCCTTCCGGCTCAGTCAGTCCGCGCTCGGACACATGCGCAAACAGGGTGCCGGATGGATCGTCAACATCGGATCGTCCACCGGACTGAGCCCGATCCGTCCGTACCGCGACTACAACAAGACCTCCGGTGACGTCATCTATGCCGCCGCGAAAGCCGCGCAACACCGATTCACGCAGGGTCTCGCCGCCGAGGTTCTCGATGCCGGGATTGCGGTCAACGCCGTCGGGCCGTCCACCGCGATCATGACTCCCGGCGCGGCCGCTCTGCTTCCCGAGGGATACGAGACCGAACCCGTCGAGTACCTGGCGCAGACGGTTCTGGAGATGTGTACCGCACCGGCAGCCGAGCGAACCGGACTCGTCACGTTCAGCCTCCACTACCCGTGGGCCGCGGGCATTCCCGTGATGACGCTGGACGGCACGAGTGAACTTCCCCGGCGCGAGCCGCCGGCGTGGTCCAATCCGAACATCAAGCCGCTGGGCGTCTAG
- a CDS encoding VOC family protein, with protein MTEIKGLGYVRVQATDIDRWRTLGFDVLGFASGSGVEGDALHFRMDERQCRFTVERGDVDRVTAVGWEVRDVQALRQVAAVLDAEAHPYEPMSQELADDRRVEGGLCLKDPGGTPLEIFFGPVLDHSPVLTKYGQRFITGGQGMGHVVMPTTNFDESFRFYTETLGFLSRGAFRMSPVGVNPPLRIRFLGVNQRHHSLALMPTTEGRDPGVIHVMVEVDSLDAVGRAYDQVNAHDFPVSSTLGRHTNDKMISFYVRVPGGWDIEFGTEGKLVDESYYTAEEITKDSYWGHEWLWAKEVAAIREAAGVGDNEAAVTSSSATA; from the coding sequence ATGACCGAAATCAAGGGGCTCGGCTATGTCCGCGTCCAAGCCACCGATATAGACCGTTGGCGCACATTGGGTTTCGATGTTCTCGGCTTTGCGTCGGGATCGGGTGTCGAGGGTGATGCTCTGCACTTCCGGATGGATGAACGGCAGTGCCGCTTCACCGTCGAACGCGGCGACGTCGACCGTGTCACCGCGGTCGGCTGGGAGGTGCGCGATGTCCAGGCGCTGCGGCAGGTGGCGGCCGTGCTCGACGCCGAGGCGCACCCATACGAGCCGATGTCACAGGAACTCGCCGACGATCGCCGGGTCGAGGGGGGCCTGTGTCTGAAGGATCCGGGTGGCACCCCGCTCGAGATATTCTTTGGTCCGGTGCTCGACCACAGTCCGGTGCTCACCAAGTACGGCCAGCGGTTCATCACCGGAGGCCAGGGTATGGGGCACGTGGTGATGCCCACCACAAACTTCGACGAATCCTTCCGGTTCTACACCGAGACACTGGGTTTCCTGTCCCGTGGGGCGTTCCGGATGTCACCGGTCGGCGTCAACCCGCCTCTGCGCATTCGGTTCCTCGGCGTCAACCAGCGACACCACAGCCTTGCGTTGATGCCCACCACCGAGGGGCGTGACCCGGGCGTCATCCATGTCATGGTCGAGGTCGACTCGCTCGACGCGGTAGGGCGGGCCTACGACCAGGTGAACGCGCACGACTTCCCGGTGTCCTCGACACTCGGCCGGCACACCAACGACAAGATGATCTCCTTCTACGTCCGCGTCCCGGGCGGCTGGGACATCGAGTTCGGCACCGAGGGAAAGCTCGTCGACGAGTCGTACTACACGGCCGAGGAAATCACCAAGGACAGCTATTGGGGACATGAATGGCTGTGGGCCAAGGAAGTTGCGGCGATACGCGAGGCAGCGGGCGTCGGCGACAACGAGGCCGCCGTCACAAGCTCGTCCGCCACCGCCTGA
- a CDS encoding flavin reductase family protein, with amino-acid sequence MAATTTTTASSGASMPVVDPAQMRDVLGHFATGVVAITGLDADSGAPTGLAANSFTSVSLDPPLVAFCVARTSTSWPRLRAVGEYTVNILSGGQEHVCRQLSARGDEKFRGLSWNPSPCGAPVLDECLAWMEAELEVEHPAGDHTIVVSRLRHLHASDLAPLVFFRGAYGGVAHSTIQE; translated from the coding sequence ATGGCAGCGACAACAACAACGACGGCGTCGTCCGGGGCGAGCATGCCCGTCGTCGATCCGGCACAGATGCGCGATGTCCTCGGGCACTTCGCAACCGGGGTGGTGGCCATCACCGGCCTCGATGCCGATTCGGGAGCCCCGACGGGTCTGGCCGCCAACTCGTTCACCTCGGTCTCCCTCGACCCTCCGCTGGTTGCCTTCTGCGTGGCGCGGACGAGTACCTCGTGGCCTCGCCTGCGGGCGGTGGGCGAGTACACGGTCAACATCCTCTCCGGTGGGCAGGAGCATGTCTGTCGGCAGCTGTCGGCTCGCGGCGATGAGAAGTTCCGGGGTCTGAGCTGGAACCCGTCGCCCTGCGGCGCACCCGTCCTCGACGAGTGTCTCGCCTGGATGGAAGCAGAACTCGAGGTCGAACACCCTGCCGGAGACCATACGATCGTCGTTTCCCGGCTACGTCACCTGCACGCATCCGACCTGGCGCCCCTGGTCTTCTTCCGAGGCGCCTACGGCGGCGTGGCACATTCGACGATCCAGGAGTGA
- a CDS encoding flavin-containing monooxygenase, translating to MFKLPRTDVDVIVVGAGISGLYAVYKLRAQGRSIAGFESAADVGGTWYHNRYPGARCDVESIDYSYSFDSELQQEWTWTERFATQEEILRYLEHVADRHDLRSAYSFETKVVSAVWDDTDSTWTVTTDTGVVKTARFVIFATGVLSTANRPDIAGAESFAGESYHTGEWPHDPVDFSGKRVGVIGTGSSGIQSIPVIAESAERVVVFQRTPNYSIPAGNRPLSEEFIAEVKADYDERRRLSRASGGGTPNSAYPKGALEVSAQERTRVYDEWWNRGGYLFAKAFPDQTISKEANDTAREYVEAKIRDMVNDPALADELIPTDHPIGTKRIVTDSGYFTTFNRDNVTLVNLRKTPIETIVPTGIDTSGEHFDLDVIVYATGFDAMTGTLSRIDIRGRAGRTLLDEWSAGPRTYLGLTANGFPNLFMTTGAGSPSVLANMVLGAEQHVDWISACIGYVDAHGGSAIEATEQSVDDWVAECNEKAAGTLFPTANSWYMGANIPGKPRVFMPYIGGFANYGAILDDVAAAGYKGFDIR from the coding sequence ATGTTTAAGCTGCCGCGTACCGATGTCGACGTCATCGTCGTCGGCGCCGGGATATCCGGCTTGTATGCCGTCTACAAGCTGCGCGCGCAGGGGCGCAGCATCGCCGGGTTCGAGAGTGCCGCCGACGTCGGCGGCACGTGGTACCACAACCGATATCCCGGCGCGCGATGCGACGTGGAGAGCATCGACTACTCCTACTCCTTCGACTCCGAACTGCAGCAGGAATGGACCTGGACGGAACGATTCGCCACGCAGGAGGAAATCCTGCGGTATCTCGAGCACGTCGCCGACCGTCACGACCTGCGGAGCGCCTACTCGTTCGAGACCAAGGTGGTGAGCGCGGTCTGGGACGACACCGACTCGACGTGGACCGTCACCACCGACACGGGCGTCGTGAAGACCGCTCGGTTCGTCATCTTCGCCACCGGCGTGTTGTCCACCGCCAACCGCCCCGACATCGCGGGTGCGGAGTCCTTCGCCGGCGAGAGCTATCACACCGGTGAGTGGCCACACGATCCGGTCGACTTCAGCGGCAAGCGCGTCGGGGTGATCGGTACGGGATCGTCCGGGATTCAATCGATTCCGGTGATCGCGGAGTCCGCCGAGCGGGTGGTGGTCTTCCAGCGCACGCCCAACTACTCCATCCCAGCCGGCAACCGGCCGTTGTCCGAGGAATTCATCGCCGAGGTCAAGGCCGACTACGACGAACGGCGGCGGCTCTCGCGGGCGAGCGGCGGCGGCACCCCGAACTCCGCATATCCCAAGGGCGCCTTGGAGGTCAGTGCGCAGGAGCGGACCCGGGTCTATGACGAGTGGTGGAATCGCGGGGGCTATCTGTTCGCGAAGGCCTTCCCCGATCAGACGATCTCCAAGGAGGCCAACGACACCGCACGCGAGTATGTGGAGGCCAAGATCCGCGACATGGTGAACGATCCGGCCCTGGCCGACGAGCTGATCCCCACCGACCATCCCATCGGGACCAAGCGCATCGTCACCGATTCCGGGTACTTCACCACCTTCAATCGTGACAACGTCACGCTCGTCAACCTCCGTAAGACACCGATCGAGACCATCGTGCCGACCGGCATCGACACCAGCGGAGAACACTTCGATCTCGATGTCATCGTCTACGCCACCGGATTCGATGCGATGACGGGAACCCTGTCGCGCATCGACATCCGCGGCCGGGCCGGTCGCACGCTCCTCGATGAGTGGTCGGCGGGTCCGCGGACCTACCTCGGACTGACCGCCAACGGTTTCCCGAACCTGTTCATGACCACCGGTGCCGGCAGCCCCAGTGTCCTCGCGAACATGGTTCTCGGTGCCGAGCAGCACGTCGACTGGATCTCCGCGTGCATCGGGTACGTGGACGCGCACGGCGGTTCGGCGATCGAGGCAACCGAGCAGTCGGTCGACGACTGGGTCGCCGAATGCAACGAGAAGGCCGCGGGTACGCTGTTCCCAACCGCCAACTCCTGGTACATGGGCGCGAACATTCCGGGTAAGCCCAGGGTGTTCATGCCCTACATCGGGGGATTCGCCAACTACGGTGCGATCCTCGACGACGTGGCCGCCGCGGGCTACAAGGGATTCGACATCCGATGA
- a CDS encoding NADH:flavin oxidoreductase: MSLPPDVLAPARLGPINMRNRIIKSATFEHMSPGALVSDDLIEFHRAVAAGGVGMTTVAYCAVAPEGRTEADQLWMRPEAVPGLRALTDAVHSHGAAASAQIGHAGPVANSKSTGHPALSSSRRFSPMGARMVQAATLADIERIRLAHGDATSLAIESGFDAVEIHFGHNYFASSFLSPNLNHRDDRYGGSLENRARLLRETAAEVRRAAGNNIAVLAKLNMDDGVPGGFWLDEAITVARWLEEDGNLDAIELTIGSSLLNPMYLFKGEAPLAEFGAIMPPVMRAGIKMFGKYFIREYPYQDLFMLEQARQIRDAVEMPLILLGGVTDKEDMDRAMAEGFEYVAMARALLREPDLINRIAKDHHARSLCIHCNKCMPTIFSGTRCVLAGTGSTND, from the coding sequence ATCTCCCTCCCGCCGGACGTACTGGCACCAGCCCGACTCGGACCGATCAACATGCGCAACAGAATCATCAAATCCGCGACTTTCGAGCACATGTCGCCCGGTGCGCTCGTGAGTGACGACCTGATCGAATTCCACCGGGCGGTTGCCGCCGGCGGCGTCGGTATGACCACGGTCGCGTATTGCGCGGTCGCACCGGAAGGTCGAACCGAGGCCGACCAATTGTGGATGCGCCCGGAGGCGGTGCCCGGTCTGCGCGCGCTGACAGACGCGGTCCATTCGCATGGCGCGGCGGCCTCCGCCCAGATCGGGCATGCCGGACCGGTCGCCAACTCGAAGTCGACCGGCCATCCCGCGCTCTCCTCCTCGCGTCGTTTCAGCCCGATGGGCGCTCGGATGGTGCAGGCGGCCACCCTCGCCGACATCGAACGCATTCGTCTCGCCCACGGTGACGCCACGAGTCTCGCGATCGAATCGGGATTCGACGCGGTCGAGATTCACTTCGGGCATAACTACTTCGCCAGTTCGTTCCTCAGCCCGAACCTCAACCACCGCGACGACCGCTACGGCGGCAGCCTCGAGAATCGCGCGCGTCTGCTCCGCGAGACCGCGGCCGAGGTTCGTCGTGCAGCCGGCAACAACATCGCCGTCCTCGCCAAACTGAACATGGACGACGGTGTCCCCGGCGGGTTCTGGCTCGACGAGGCGATCACGGTGGCACGCTGGCTCGAAGAGGACGGCAATCTCGACGCGATCGAGTTGACCATCGGCAGTTCACTTCTCAATCCGATGTACCTGTTCAAGGGTGAGGCGCCGCTCGCGGAGTTCGGCGCGATCATGCCTCCGGTCATGCGGGCCGGCATAAAGATGTTCGGCAAGTACTTCATCCGCGAGTACCCGTACCAGGACCTCTTCATGCTCGAGCAGGCGCGACAGATCCGCGACGCCGTAGAGATGCCGCTGATCCTTCTCGGCGGGGTGACCGACAAAGAGGATATGGATCGGGCGATGGCGGAGGGATTCGAGTACGTGGCGATGGCACGCGCTCTGCTTCGGGAACCGGACCTGATCAACCGGATCGCCAAGGACCACCACGCCAGATCGCTGTGCATCCATTGCAATAAGTGCATGCCGACGATCTTCTCCGGGACTCGATGCGTCCTCGCCGGCACCGGCAGCACCAACGACTGA
- a CDS encoding flavin-containing monooxygenase, with protein sequence MTDTITTDVTSDEATRLRDAIETCDPAPLLMSLVHVTGDLGLLDEFGARLEITEPGNHYAKGITPTSPPGTFPADVVADIRARAAAILTTESVAALGVPDDALFERMATVATSERVDPEFVPLLLEQAGFVASRRVVPVTVSPPADFDVIVIGAGIVGINAAIKLGDAGFDYTVFEADDEIGGTWWRNTYPGAAVDTPSHYYSYSFELNPDWSKYYPTGTEYQEYLLRVVDKYRLRDNIRFRTRVLSATWNVASRQWDVLTQNADGQTEKHHARAVITALGMLNEANIPDVPGLDSFAGTMVHTASWDADLDLTGKRVVVLGTGCTSVQVVAGIVDKVESLDVVVRSPHWLVPEKAVVNNVPDGEKWALAHIPFYQEWFRLRSYWFASDNLYSLPRIEDDWAAEHFSASPANDMVLRNAQAYLQKSFPNRPDLIEKLTPTFRPYAKRIVKDPGFFRALTRDHVTLHRASFERVTPDGVYTTDGQFIAADVIILATGFQLQFTTTIDIVGSEGRTLAEVWKGGDDPRAYLGVQVSGFPNLFVTAGPNSAPNHGAGHNILSEEQVHYIVECLQYLLENDLDAMDVRQEVLDEYNEKVDAALDKTVWVHPGAQVNGYYRNSAGRAIVPCPWRLVDYWTMLRAPHPEDLVLTPAADNRQDSE encoded by the coding sequence ATGACCGACACCATCACCACGGATGTCACATCCGACGAAGCGACACGGTTGCGCGATGCGATCGAGACCTGCGATCCGGCGCCCCTGTTGATGTCGCTCGTGCATGTCACCGGCGATCTGGGTCTGCTCGATGAATTCGGCGCACGTCTGGAGATCACCGAACCGGGCAATCACTATGCCAAGGGGATCACCCCGACCTCGCCGCCCGGCACGTTTCCGGCCGACGTGGTGGCCGACATCCGGGCGCGTGCCGCTGCGATCCTGACCACCGAATCGGTGGCCGCTCTGGGGGTACCAGACGATGCGCTGTTCGAGCGGATGGCAACGGTGGCCACCAGCGAGCGGGTGGACCCCGAGTTCGTGCCGCTGCTGCTCGAACAGGCGGGGTTCGTCGCCTCGCGACGGGTGGTACCGGTGACGGTGTCACCGCCGGCCGACTTCGACGTGATCGTGATCGGCGCAGGAATCGTCGGCATCAACGCCGCCATCAAGCTCGGCGACGCCGGATTCGACTACACGGTGTTCGAGGCGGACGACGAGATCGGCGGAACCTGGTGGCGTAACACCTATCCCGGCGCCGCGGTCGATACACCCAGTCACTACTACTCGTACTCGTTCGAGCTGAATCCCGACTGGTCGAAGTATTACCCGACCGGCACCGAGTACCAGGAATACCTTCTGCGCGTCGTCGACAAATACCGTCTGCGGGACAACATCCGGTTCCGCACCCGGGTGCTGTCGGCGACATGGAACGTCGCGAGCCGGCAGTGGGATGTCTTGACGCAGAACGCCGATGGCCAGACCGAGAAGCACCACGCGCGTGCCGTGATCACCGCCCTGGGCATGCTGAACGAGGCGAACATCCCGGATGTTCCGGGACTGGACTCGTTCGCCGGGACGATGGTGCACACCGCCTCCTGGGACGCCGACCTCGACCTCACCGGAAAGCGCGTCGTGGTCCTCGGGACCGGGTGCACCTCGGTCCAGGTGGTCGCCGGCATCGTCGACAAGGTCGAATCCCTCGACGTGGTGGTGCGGTCCCCGCACTGGCTTGTCCCGGAGAAGGCAGTCGTCAACAACGTGCCCGATGGCGAGAAGTGGGCGCTGGCGCACATCCCGTTCTATCAGGAGTGGTTCCGGCTGCGGTCGTATTGGTTCGCTTCGGACAACCTGTACTCCCTCCCGCGTATCGAGGACGACTGGGCGGCCGAGCACTTCTCCGCATCGCCGGCCAACGACATGGTGCTGCGTAACGCACAGGCCTACCTGCAGAAGAGCTTCCCGAACCGGCCGGATCTGATCGAGAAGCTGACGCCGACCTTCCGGCCCTACGCCAAACGAATCGTGAAGGACCCAGGATTCTTTCGTGCACTGACCCGGGACCACGTGACTCTGCACCGGGCATCCTTCGAACGTGTCACCCCCGACGGCGTCTACACCACCGACGGACAGTTCATCGCCGCTGACGTGATCATCCTGGCCACCGGCTTCCAACTGCAGTTCACCACGACGATCGACATCGTCGGCTCCGAAGGCCGTACGCTGGCCGAGGTCTGGAAGGGTGGCGACGACCCGCGGGCCTACCTCGGCGTGCAGGTTTCCGGGTTCCCCAACCTGTTCGTCACCGCCGGTCCGAACTCGGCCCCGAATCACGGTGCGGGACATAATATCCTCAGCGAGGAGCAGGTCCACTACATCGTCGAGTGCCTGCAGTATCTGCTCGAGAACGATCTCGATGCGATGGATGTGAGGCAAGAGGTGCTCGACGAGTACAACGAGAAGGTCGACGCCGCGCTCGACAAGACGGTGTGGGTCCATCCGGGAGCCCAGGTGAACGGCTATTACCGCAACAGCGCCGGTCGGGCGATTGTTCCGTGTCCGTGGCGGCTCGTCGACTACTGGACGATGCTGCGCGCACCCCACCCCGAGGACCTGGTGCTGACGCCGGCCGCCGACAACCGGCAGGACAGTGAGTGA